Proteins co-encoded in one Actinomadura luteofluorescens genomic window:
- a CDS encoding S1C family serine protease yields MSEDSGRRARAAIPLLLVALLALLAPGCRVVESGTPQDAPPSAAATRNKHAKPSGRRPGVVNIETEQTLNGTRAAGTGIVLTASGLVLTNNHVIQGATAIKGTDVDNRRGYTAQVVGYDRAGDIAVIRLSGATRLKAAAFASAEGVEVGDTVTAVGNAGGKGGTPTVVTGRVTALEQSVTARDDSNGTSERLAGLIETNAPIRPGDSGGPLLDTSGKVIGINTAASAGFSVKDAEQRKDHRGYAIPSDRALEVARQIQRGEASSTVHIGPTAMLGVKVRPNGRSPGALVAELVPGSPAEAAGVPVGGVIVAFGDASVDTPSTLTTLMLARHPGDAVRIEWTTSRGDRMAGTVHLTEGPPQ; encoded by the coding sequence GTGAGCGAGGACTCCGGGCGCCGCGCCCGCGCCGCGATCCCGTTGCTGCTGGTGGCGCTCCTGGCCCTCCTCGCCCCCGGCTGCCGGGTCGTGGAGAGCGGGACCCCGCAGGACGCCCCGCCCTCCGCCGCGGCGACCCGCAACAAGCACGCCAAGCCCAGCGGGCGGCGGCCGGGCGTGGTCAACATCGAGACCGAGCAGACGCTGAACGGCACCCGCGCCGCCGGGACGGGCATCGTGCTCACCGCGTCCGGCCTCGTGCTGACCAACAACCACGTCATCCAGGGCGCCACCGCGATCAAGGGGACCGACGTCGACAACCGCCGCGGCTACACGGCGCAGGTCGTGGGCTACGACCGGGCCGGCGACATCGCGGTGATCCGGCTGTCGGGGGCCACCCGGCTGAAGGCCGCCGCGTTCGCCTCCGCGGAGGGCGTCGAGGTCGGCGACACGGTCACCGCCGTCGGCAACGCGGGCGGCAAGGGCGGCACGCCCACCGTCGTCACCGGCAGGGTCACCGCGCTGGAGCAGTCGGTCACCGCGCGCGACGACAGCAACGGCACCTCCGAGCGGCTCGCCGGCCTGATCGAGACGAACGCGCCGATCCGGCCGGGCGACTCCGGCGGGCCGCTGCTGGACACCTCCGGCAAGGTCATCGGCATCAACACCGCGGCGTCCGCCGGGTTCTCGGTGAAGGACGCCGAGCAGCGCAAGGACCACCGGGGGTACGCCATCCCGTCCGACCGGGCGCTGGAGGTCGCGCGGCAGATCCAGCGCGGCGAGGCGTCCTCGACCGTGCACATCGGCCCGACCGCGATGCTCGGCGTCAAGGTCCGCCCGAACGGCCGCTCCCCCGGCGCGCTGGTCGCCGAGCTCGTGCCCGGCTCCCCCGCCGAGGCCGCCGGGGTCCCCGTCGGGGGCGTCATCGTCGCCTTCGGCGACGCCTCCGTCGACACCCCGTCCACCCTCACGACCCTGATGCTGGCCCGCCACCCGGGCGACGCCGTCCGGATCGAGTGGACGACGAGCCGGGGCGACCGCATGGCGGGGACCGTCCACCTGACCGAAGGCCCGCCCCAGTAG